The window tgccatttagcagacacttttatccttagttacttacagtcatgcgtgcatagaTTTGACATATGTTTGGTCCTGgaaatcaaacccactatcctagTGTTGCCAGCGCCATGCTCTACTAATTGAGCTATAGAGGACCCTTGGAGCATACAGTATAGACAGTGTAGTGCTGATCTATATTTTATTCTAAATGGTACTAACAGACATGTTTCCCGATACTATCAGATAGTGTTACACCCAGAGATCCTGTCCCGCACCAGTCCCCTGCTTCCTATGGACAATGGGGAGTTTGTACGAGGTTGTCACCTGGGGGTCTTCCCTTCTTACTACGAGCCCTGGGGATACACACCAGGTGACCTGTCACACTTACACAGCCTGCAAACATAAACTCCATCACTTTGGTTTTCTCTGGCtaatgtttatgtctctgtttttgtGTATTCCttcatgtgtgtgatgtgtgggtgCACTATTATGTTGTCGTTGTTATTGTTCCCCAGCTGAGTGTACTGTGATGGGAGATACCCAGTGTGACCACCAACCTGTCTGGCTTCGGCTGCTTTTTGGAGGAACATGTGTCAGACACCACAGCATGCggtatgtacagtacatgcgtACACACCTCTTCAGTTTCATAACCAAATCAGTGCATAGTTTGATTGACCTCTTATGGAAGAGCTCTGATATATTTGGGGAGTTCCCCGAAAACCCAGAAGAACAGAGTGACTCTCTTTTTATAGCCCCTACTTCAAGTCAGCAGTTTAGAACAGAATAAATACTCTGTTTATAATAGAATGGAATACATTATTCCTGCGTCTCACTGGTCCGTACCTGTCCCGCTCCTCTCAGGAATCTACATAGTGGACCGGCAGTTTAGTAAATGACAAGACATCCTTTGGTATTTGTCCAATCTGTTACTACTGTTTTCTGAGCACTTCcttttttacatttaaattagtattttatttgatttatttcacctttatttaaccaggtaggctagttgagaacaagttctcatttgcaactgcgacctggccaagataaagcatagcagtgtgaacagacaacaacacagagttacacatggagtgaacaataaacaataaacaagtcaataacagtagaaaaaaagaaagaatctatatacattgtgtgcaaaaggcatgaggaggtaggcaataaataggtcataggagcgaataattagaATTTAGCagataaacactggagtgataaatgatcagatgaacatgtgcaggtagagatactggtgtgagagcagaaaagtaaataaaataaaaacagtatggggatgaggtaggtaaattgggtgggctatataccgatggactatgtacagctgcagcaatcagttagctgctcagatagcagatctttagagttggtgagggagataaaaagtcttcaacttcagagatttttgcaattcgttcgagtcactggcagcagagaactggaaggaaaggcggccaaatgaggttttggctttagggatgatcagtgagatacacctgctggagcgcgtgctacgggtatgtgttgccatcgtgatcagtgaactgagataaggcggagctttacctagcatatacttgtagatgacctggagccagtgggtctggcggcaaacatgtagcgagggccagccgactagagcatacaggtcgtagtggtgggtggtataaggtgcgttagtaacaaaacggatggcatggtgataaactgcatccagtttgctgagtagagtattggaagttattttgtagatgacattgccgaagttgaggatcggtaggatagtcagttttacgagggtaattTTGGCgtcgtgagtgaaggaggctttgttgcgaaatagaaagccaactctagatttgattttggattggagatgtttgatatgagtctggaaggagagtgagcagtttagccagacacctaggtacttatagatgtccacatattctaggtcggaaccatccagggtggtgatgctagtcgggcgtgcaggtgcaggcagcgaacggttgaaaagcatgcatttggttttactagcgtttaagagcagttggaggccacggaaggagtgttgtatggcattgaagctcgtttggaggttagatagcatagtgtccaaggaagggctagaagtatacagaatggtgtcgtctgcgtagaggtggatcagggaatcgcccgcagcaagagcgacatcattgatatatacaagagaaaagagtcggcccgagaattgaaccctgtggtacctccatagagactgccagatgaccggacaacatgccctccgatttgacacactgaattttgtctgcaaagtagttggtgaaccaggccaggctactgagtctgtcaataagaatatggtgattgacagagtcgaaagccttggccaggtcgatgaagacggctgcacagtactgtcttttatcgatggcggttatgatatcgtttagtaccttgagcgtggctgaggtgcacacgtgaccggctcggaaaccgcattgcacagcggagaaggttcCTTCTTGAGTaaaacaacctctccctgtttccttctctctctgctcacgtGTTCATGGTTTGTATGTTGTATGTATTGTACAGGTGCAGTTGCGCTGTGGTTTGTCCAGAGACATgaataatgtgtctctctctctttctctctctctctctgtgcccccctCCCCCTCGGCGTCAGTGCACTCTAACCCCCACCACAgtgatgaggaggatgatgatgaagagCCATATGATGAAGATGAGTTGGCAGAGCGGGACAGGTAGAACATCAAAGCCCCCTTCACTGTGGGTTTCACCCCCGAGGGCAAGAAGATACACCCAGGAGAGACTGCCAACCGAGAGATCTCTCTACTAGCCTGGGATGACTACCCTGGTCCTTGAAGGGACACTGAGCCTTAAACAGCTGTTACACATACCACCTTTGCATATTTTCTAAGAGAAAATAGCTATTATTTTGATGATCAAGTCCCCTCACGCCCATAGGAAATGAGACATGAATCGTTGAATCAATAATTATATATCAGGAATTGCATtgagaggtctctctctctacattactCTCTACATTACTTCTATGATCAGATACCCTTAGACAAGTGTTGCTATGAATTCAAAATAATTTTATTAAACATTTTCTTGAAATAATACATTCAAACATTTTCAGTGTAGCCGTACTTAATTAAGAGTCCAGTGTTTTTCTCACTTCGCATTAAATAGTCTACATCCAACAACAAGAGATCAACAGATGCAATAGATTAGGATGTTGTCAACAATAATAAATACATTATAAAATGAATCAGAAGTACTCTCTTTTCCATGCCGGCAAGTCTTGAAAGTACAGCTGTTCAGGATTTTCTTCTCCTGAAACGAAAAAAGATAAGTGCAATTAACTTTATGACAATTTCAAACCTATAGCTTGGATGTAGTTAGGGGAATCCGACGCCTGAATTAGCGCTTATTGAGGTGCGCTTCCTGGCTAGCTTGGATGTGTCCTTAACCATTACCGTAGGCTGCAATATGACCCAACTCACCATCCTCCTTGGCTTGCTGCAGGAAATTGAGCAGGACTGTGGCTGCCTGGTTCACACTGAGTTTCTCTGTGTTTTGACTCCGAGTCTCTAAAAAGAGGATGCCATACAGAGTAATGACAGGTAAAAGATGATGGTAAAATCTCAcatcaccctattccccatacagtGTACTACTTTACAGAGCCATACAGGAGCAGAGCCATACAAAGTAAGAATATGTGCATGTTGCCAAATACAAGTGTATTGTATTTACCTAAATGTAATGTGTCATATACGTCTCCCTCTTTCCTGTCCTCGCTGATAAACCGCCGTCCCTCTGTAATAacatacacagtcacacagttatgaAATACAATATATTTGAGTTGCATTCATAAATAAACATACATAATTAGGAAATAATAGGACAACTTCAGATTTAAATTATGTTAATCCCTTTACATTAAAGATTATTATAGCCACAAAAACAGCTTATAAATGCATATTATCTCCAATTATTCTGTGTGGAGGACATAAATGCAGAAACACATTTGAAAGGTATGTCAAAGGAATGCAAAGTATGATTAGGCTAATATAGGTAGAAGACATACGGGTGCCCTTGAGGTACAGCATTGCCTGAGGTGACCAATTTCTCCTCTGGAAACTGCCCTTCGGTGCACTCCACGAATGGGAGACGAGCGTTACCAGAAGTAAAATAGCAAGTGCATAAGCTGTAATAGTCCTCACACCCTGAAACCGTCAAAAGTAGAGTTATGCTATATGAACAAGCAGACAATGTA of the Oncorhynchus gorbuscha isolate QuinsamMale2020 ecotype Even-year linkage group LG25, OgorEven_v1.0, whole genome shotgun sequence genome contains:
- the LOC124014272 gene encoding spexin prohormone 1-like, with product MLYLKGTQGRRFISEDRKEGDVYDTLHLETRSQNTEKLSVNQAATVLLNFLQQAKEDGEENPEQLYFQDLPAWKREYF